From the Hypomesus transpacificus isolate Combined female chromosome 24, fHypTra1, whole genome shotgun sequence genome, the window GGAGACAGTCACAGCTCTCGGCCTCTTTCCTCACCACGTCCAGGACCGAGTCCACCAGCTCTGCTCCCTCTGTGTAGTGGCCCTTGGCCCAGTTGTTCCCCGCCCCGCTCTGACCTGAAAAAACAAAACCGTACATTTGtctaatttagcagacgctctcgtCCAAAGCCACGTTCATATGGTGCACTTAGATAAGTACAGTGTAAATCATTTTGTCCAGCGTGACAGGCTATATGGGTGGATGGAGGCTCAAAACCGGTAAAGATGaatagggggaggaggagtcttACCAAAGACAAAGTTATCTGGTCTGAAGACCTGACCGAAGGGTCCAGATCTCACTGAGTCCATAGTCCCTGGCTCTAAGTCCACAAGCACAGCACGGGGAACGTATTTTCCACCTAAGCAACAAGGGCACAAGAAAAGTAAGAATATGGTTCGCAACTCAGAAGACACAAACCAAACATATGCATTGACTGGATTATTTCATACATGCATTCAACCATAGCACAGCAATCATGTGTTTACCTGAGGCTTCATTATAGTACACGTTGATCCTGTCCAGCTGCAGGTCACTATCTCCATGGTAGGTGCCAGTAGGGTCAATGCCATGCTCATCACTGATCACCTCCCAGAACTGGAAAAGAAAAAAGTGTATTCAAAGGACAGTTCATTGCATAAACTCAGCAAATTCATTGTTCAATAAAATGGCGCATTTCACAATttgagtgttttgttttttttattgatgtGGCCTACGACTGGGACCAATattacaataaatatatatacacgcGATTCCGCGCGCGCGGCacacactccgattggccacaAGCCATCAGCTATGATTTAAAAAATTTGACCACGTCACTTAAAATGTAGCACCACCCACTTCCGCCAGAACACCGGGCGCGGTGCGCGCTTCATGAATGGCAAGAGAGTAGGCCTATATTGTAAGTTGCACCCCcaaaaatatgaatattttGCAAAAACACTGGGAAAATtaggtcattgttttgttttgtttcaagaCGATCTTAGACTAGCAATTCAATTACAACATTTCACTAAATAACTCCGAGTTTTGGCGCATTGCAGTAGGCCACAAATGAGGACAATCATGCTCTTATAAAAAAGTCTAAAATcaccaaaaaaagaaatatatatacacattgtcgattttttttttttttttttttttacaaatattagGCAAGTAATTTGTTTATGGTTGGCTATAAGATCTACAAGGTAGGCTAACTGGCCTAGATAACCAAAGACAATGaaacagacaaaaaaacaaTTAACCAATTAAAATTTTAAAATATACTACACCCCACCAATTTAATATTGCCCAGAGATACTTTCAAAAGAAATAATTGAGCTTACTCAATCAAAAATTGCAATTTGGGTGTGGTTTCATAGAGACAAAGAAGTGACAGCAAGGCGATATAACCTAGGCCTATGTATTGCAAGATTATATTTAGATTTCCTTGAAATACGGAACTACAAACCTTTGCTCCGATCTGGTTTCCACACTGTCCAGCTTGGAGATGCACAATTTCCCTCATTTTGTCTTTCGACGTGGAGCAATTACTGCACTTACAACACACTGAGCAGACTTTCTGAGAATGCGCGAAAAAAATGGTTTCTCACAATATATATGGGGAGTTTAGTGCCCGCCCTTTTGAGTTATCTACAGCCATTGGCTAATACATGGAAAAACGTTAATAGACGTACTTTTAGGCCAATGGTATTTGTCAAGGATAAATCCTATTGGCCTTCTCTGTCGGTCATTCAAATGTATCTCAAACATGTGATTTAGCCATCTAATCTTGAGACATGTCCTACTTCATGAATGGCGAATAAGACATTGTATTAATTTATAACTTTAATTCCTACTCATAGTTAGGATGTGATTAGTTCAAAGACAACAACAATGTTTATTATGCCTTACTGTACAGATTCATGGTGGTTTCTAATGAAAAGATCAACAAAAAGTACCATCACAGACTCATATCCACGTGGCTTATTGTTAACATCCCGGTTCACGGTTGCAATTTATAACTTTGTGTAAAGATACAATGAAATCAACAATGGTTACATTTTGTTTACAAACAGGTCTGTTAAAGATCATAACACAGTATCGAGGTATCGTTTATTCAGCGTGTTTGGAAAAAGCAGAGTATAGGCTATCGTTAGCCTTCCTATGGCAAGATGACGTGACAATGCTGTATCATAATTGATAGTACCACTGAATATTTAGCATGAACTCCAGTGGGGACCCGGTTGTATCATGCCATCCTGTGTTGCTTTAATGCTGTGAGTTTGGGATACTCCCTTTTTGCGCATTATGAAACATGGCTCACAGGCTGGTCACGCGGTCCGGTGGCAGCTCCTCCCATCCAGACTGTGGAAAAGGCAACATGGTTTAACGTGACACACTCTGAACCCTGAACTTCAAATCCAGGGCAATCTCAAAACAACTATTGCATGAgattataaaaaaagaaagctaaTCATTATAAATCAATCCCATAGCTATCATCGATAGAACTGTAGCTTGGAGTAATGACATCAGAACTAAAGCCTACTGTATGACAAAGTTGTCACGTAGCCTGTGCTGTTTGGTATAAAACCATACTGTGCCTACTGGTTTTGTAAGGCAAATCATGAAAGTCACCACAGGGTTTCACTGGACAAAGGGAGCAGAGCATTAGCCAGAGGAGAGCGGCACACATTGGTGACCACCAGTGCTGGAATGAGGGCAGGGAAGTTTAATAATAGTTAATCTGGGACTACCAGGGTAGAATGTGACTGTGGTCACAGTTGCTGAGCTGCTGAggcctgggagaggagggacagccACCACGGTGTTAGTTACTGGGTTCTCCACTCCGAACAATCACACCCTCTCACTAGCCTGACTAGGTCTTACCCAGACCTGATTACTGTATGTATCCCAAGCATTTTCATGTAGATCAGTCCTATAGCCAATGGAAAGGAATGGCTGCGTCCTGGGCTGAATGAATGGCTGCTCTCATACAAAAGCCTGTAGTTTGCATCAGTATAGAGAATCCTTCCACGTAGCCTCACAGCATGTTGACAATGCAGGTTGCGCTCAGCATAACTAGGTCGGCTTCTTGTTCCCTGCTCTCAGTCTCACACAGGGCACACAATGGCTGTGCTGTTTCCCGTGGCCAGACCGGGAGGGTGTATgtaagagaggaggggttaCGCAAAATGAAGTGACAAACTCGATCAACTAACAGGCTCGCTTCTCTGAAACAGTGTCCGACTGCCACTTCAGTTGGTTATGGTAGGCACTAGTTTTAGTATCTAAAGATGGCAGCAAGGCAAGTGTGTGAGTTCGGGTTTTGCAGAGGAACAGTGGTGGGGGTTCCCTCCCTGAGCCAACAGGAGGGCAGACAAAAGAAATAAATCACAAAGACTTCTTCATGAATGACAAACCACATCTACAGCTTACTACAGTGTCACTCTACGCCCTCTTCCACAGCCAGACCCTCCACCGAACAGTCACGTATTCACTTCTTGTCCACATCATATGACGGTTCAAATTGCAGTCGCGACAGAAAGACAATAGACAGCGCTGGGGCTGCCTGCCTCTGATCTGAACTGTTTATATGTCTCTGCAGCAGCTGTTACACTGCAATGGATAAATAATTCATTTTACAGAGAGGAATGCAGTCGGACGGAACTACAGTAAATGGTTTGTTGCGTGAGGATGAGTGATGTTGACAAGCTAAGCAGACCAAATGTGCATCAGTATAAAAGGCTCTCATGCTGGCCTGCATACGCCCTTATCTTATGATGATGCCATTTTCCCTAAATGGACCATTATGTTACCTTGTTATCTGCTTACAGCAACACTCGACTTGTCCTCCAAGTGCATCCAGAAGCACTACGGCAAACGGTCATTTTATGACTCAGCAAAGCTTCCCTGAATACTTCAGGCAGGCTtctctcattcagctcaggttgCTGTGTTAAACAAATTCACAGCtctagtttgtttgtttttatgacGATAAGGATCATTTCCTGCAATGGGTAACCTTTACATATGGTTATACTGTAAATGAAGTATCATAAAGCTATTTACAATAACACGTCTAGCTTGTGAATGACATTGCCCCGCCCTAGTTATCTTTAAGAAAAAGATATCACCCTCTGGAGCTTTATCAGTGCCTGttaaaaacagaaatacataTCATGTATATAGATTActcatatacagtacagtacacgaGAACACTACAATGACATACGCTGTATTAGATTTGTAAAGACTTGTACAGTATGTGCAGACAGTGGATTTGTATGGGAGTGCGTGGGGGATGGGCAAGTATGGAGAGGCAGGTGCTAGACAGGAACAGCTGAGTCTTGCACTGATCATGCACGGTCTGCCTACAGAGGGAAGCCAGTGATTCTGACTTAGATCAGGTTACTCTCCGCGGCGTTCACATTCAGGAGCCCCAGGAACCGCGGTACAACATCTACATGTGCCTTCTCGGCTACGCATCCCCACACTGAAACCTATAGCGTGCTGTACGTGAATGGGATGCGATCCCTGTCAGAGGGAAGCGGAAGGCAGTTGGCAAGGGTTTGATAAACATTGGATAGGGTGAATGTATCTTTCCCATTGATTTGTTACGCGTCCGTGCCTTTAAGGCTGAATCCCTGTCTCCCGGGGAACAGTCTCCTGGGAGAACAGGCAGGAAGCACAGCTGATGTTAATGCTGCCTGACACTCAGCACAAGACAATGCACAGCCACCGCCCAGCCCACTGACAGGGATGAGAGTCAGTCAGCTGTGCCGGCTGAAATCCGCCAATGTAAGACTCAGCCAAACAGGCTATCAGGTTGCACAAATATACCCGGGCTGGTCATGTAGTGCCGCTGTTGACTCAGTGGATGGGGGTTTTACATGGATGAAAATGGGTGTGGTGGGTCAGAGCAAACAGGAGTCTGTAGCAGACGCATCCATAAGGACCTAGCTCCTTACAACAGTTTCCCCAGTAGAGGGCATCAGTGCTGTAGTCTACAGTAGGTTGAGTTAAAACGGCAGTTTGACCTATAGCCATGATATTGATATTCTTGTCATAGTGTACAGTGCAAGTACAGAACCCAGTGACGATTACATTGAATCTCATATAAAAAACATGCATGGTACACAACATACAATTTCCAGAAACATTGAACTTACACATTTTTGACCATCAGTGCCCACCGAAAATTATCGTAATAATCATTAGAAATTATGTAAActacaaacaaaacaatccaACGCATAGGGATTGATTGTATATCTAGTGAGAAAACAcgtattttgtaatgttttcataTATCTTATTATATTCTATACAGAGAATAATTTGAATCAAACTCACCCTTTATTCaattatttttaaatgtatgATTGATTAATAAATAACTCAACATGAATGAGTCGTTTTTTCAAAGTTTTGGTCAGTTCATGACTTAGATACGCCTATATTAAAAATAACTTCATACATCCTTTAAGGACAATTCAGACTTTCAAAGAACACATGACCAAATAACCTTTGTATCAGTGCCAAATTATTCAAATGCTTTCAGAAACTGTCACGTGTGAAATGTTTGTAATTTATGTCTATAATCTTGGAGACCAAAATGACTAGAGAAAATCAAAAGAGTTGCTCAATGTGTCTTTGCGACCCTGTAGTGTAACTATGGTAACTTCAGGCTAACTTTTACAGGCAGCCATTTCTGCTCAGTCGCACAACCATGCTTTCCACAACCACATCTCATGGAGCACAGTGCCATCTCCTGGCTGTTtacggtaacaaataaattacaaACCAATTATTTTAAGTCCATTGGATAATATGGTAGGCTATGTGTATTGAATGTGGATGCAGTAAATGATCAAAAGTCTGTTGAAATACGTCTCAAGAAAACACACGTGTTGGCACAGCATGATTACATCTTTATTCTTCATAAAGAATATACAAAAACATGTTGAGACATGGTAAAGGATATTGTAGAACAGATAGCATGATAATGATAGAAAAGTTCGATTCAGAGAGGTATAGTCATCCTTCTACAGCAGTGTGCATGATGATTTGATGGAGTTGCCCAGACTTGGGTTCTTCCCACCTTCATCAGTCCCTTTGTTAGCTGTAAAACGCACAGCTTCTATGCTGGAAAATGATAACAAAGAACTATGAGGCTTTTGCCTGCTGACAAAAGCAAAGCTGGACCACAACAAGACTAGTTTGGAATTCAGATATTGTAAGTGCACAAACAGTTACCCATACCAACAGTAGTCCAAAAAACCTTGACATGCAAATCATTATTTCCCAAATGTTAGCATAGCTAAATATGAAAAGCAAAGGACAGGTAGAGTACATAGGTTAGTTACCTAGGGGAAGGACGTTCTTCTCAAAGTAGCCTGGCATGTTCATGTTTCCTGCTGGGCTGTACTGCCCTACCACAAAGATGTTGCTCCCATCAGATGCCAGGCCCACTCCTACCTCAGTACTCTCCTTCCACACCACCTGGGTGAAATGACCTGGGGGGAGTCACGGCAACAGCAAGCGGGACACGATGGTCAATCAAACTCCACAGATCCTTGTCAGTTATGTCACTTATGTGAATCACACTAATGTCATTAGATTATTTGAACCGTGGAGCTCACTAGTGTAAAGTGGGGTGCACAAGCAGGTTTACCAGTGTTGGAGCCGAATCCTGGTTGTGCGAATTTGTAGTCTTTGATCTCACTGTACCAGCTGTCAACTGCCTCCTTGCCTATTAAAGACAGAAAAGGGTGCATGTTATTGGGGTTATCTGGGTGCATATCCACACAGCAGGATCTACATTATCAGTCATCTTCAAATccaataaaaaagaaaacacctGTCTGTACAGACCTTAATTTATTAATTTGTCATCAACCGTTCTCCTAATTACAGTTTTAAAGAATCTGAACTAACCGGTCAAGGTTTTAGGCGAGGAGCTCCATGCAAAATAAAGGTTTTCTCCTTTGTCTGTGGTGCTGTGTTCTAGGGTTTTGATGGAGACCAGGTGGTCGGCCCACTTCTGAGCGGAGGCCGACAGTGCGCTACTGAGAGTCAGGGAGGCCGTGTTGTGCTTCTGTCTGTATGCGTTGTGAGTGTCCAGGAACTCATTCTGAAAGCTCTCACCTGCACAGTGTTGGAACGTGTAGGTTTGTATACAtaaatacaagcacacacacttactgattcattttttcacttttgatatagaTGTTAGGATGTTTATTGATGTGTATGATGTTTCTCTATTGTATGAATCTAAACAATACATAAAATATTGTTGGTTTAATATCCAATTTATATATGGATATATTGGATATGGATAAGACGTGTGGAAAACTTACTTGCCATAGTAGCTGAGGTCTTAAATGctgaaaaaaaaattggaaaTGACAATTATTAATAAttgcatacatttttttataacaTTTTTTTGATCATTCTGGCATACCATCAATCAGCTAGACACCGGTACAATACTTGTCTAATTGAATGGAGAGTGTGATGTTCAAACAACGGCAAGCAAATGAACATTATTTACAATAATAAAAAATCCAGAAAGAATGTCGTTCCCACACTCACCTGTTCAATAGGAAGTTACCAGTTGTCCTTAACCTGTTTGTCTAGTTACCTGGTTCTTGTGGATGCTGAGCCAACTTGTAAGGTGCCCTTATATACAGGGCAGAGGATGGGATGGTCCTCCTCCCGCTTCATGCATGCATAGGAGGGAACACACTCTACACCCAACAATTATCCTGTCAGTGCACTTCTGGGTTTCATGAGTGTGGAAGATAATGTGAAGCACTTAGCAGTACTCTTTGTCTCATGGAGTATCGGCCATTTGGAAACCATCCCTTTGTTATCATGCAAAGTCTTTCTCGAAATTATATGTTAGAATACAGGTCTGTCTGTAAGATGTTGAAACTGTTTTGCTCTCTTCAGGTTTAAACCTGATAGGAATGAGGGTTAGGTTGTTGATCTGTCTGAATGAAGAAGTAAAAAAGTAGTAAAAAAGTATATATTTGAAATGACAATCTGCATCTGATAACATCAGTCAGATTGTCATTTCAAATATATACTTTTTTACTTTGTTCACAGACAACCCTGTTTATCAACCCACTATTTCCTCTTCACCATCCCACAGCGCTGGCCTGCAGACACCAGTCCTAGTGAGCAATAACTGAAGTAAAAATATCTAGAAAGTAGGACTTCAAAAGCACATGGCTTTCATTAGCGGTTTGTAAAACGCTTCCTGTCTGGTGCCATAATGCTGGAGAAGGTTTACTGCACATGCAACAAAAGCCTCATTAATCATAACAGGATGATTCATTTTCACCTACTGTTCAGTGTTGATGAGCACATCGTCATTTGAACGATAGGGTGCATCACCCAAAGTTGTGGTAAAAAGACAACAAATGAGGTAACACTGTAACCTGCACAGTTTTGGACAAGTGAGTCACACGTAACAACTCGTGTGTACGGCTGCCTTTTCCAAAACTGACCAGATTATGCACGGCTGGATAGGCTGATTTGCATGAAGGAAGAAACAGGTTGTAACCTGTGCCAGAAAGGGTTGACATTCTTTACTTAGGAATCTTATTTTGATCCTCCATCACACGCACgccacccaaacacacatcaaatgaggGTGGTTACAGACCGATCTTTTTACTGTTATCACAACAGATAAAACAGATAAGAAACTTGTTATTTCTTGTTACGGTCATTTGACAGGCATTGTTGTTCATATCAAGGCAAGTTTATTTGTAGAGCACATTTCAACAATTCaattcaaagtgcttcacaTAAAACCATTAAAAGCATCATAACAtgatacaaaataaaacaagatTTAAAAACAATTAATAACATTCAATAAGACATTAAAAACTGTCAAAAAGcaagaaataaaataaaagttgttGTCAACACATTTCTTACATATTTTTGACTCAACAAGCCATTTTAAGCCCTTAGGCTATGCTTTGttgtaaatgcaaatgtaaagcAAATGCATAGGACCAGCAAGGGCTCTCCATAAAGGATGGAACCGTTTGTGGAGAAagtacattgaaaatgaaagtTTATAATATGGCCTTATAAAACAGAGCCAAACAAACTTTATTTAATGTAATTTAATGTCATTTAATTTGACCCACTCCTGAGAAACTGCTGTCTCGGTTGTACTGTAGCTGGTGCCTTTAACTTTACATAGGGGACTACAAAGACATTCTTGAAGTCCAATAAAAACGTACCTGCTATTTACCAGCAGCATTTCTCTATGCATAGAGAGACAAGTGTACTCTATAAGCCTAGTCAATCGTGACGATCTGGTGGCAACTTTATGGTAGCCTAGAGGCAAtgagtgggtgggtgagagGGATGCAGACAAACATGAGAAAACCAGATAGAGTGTgcaacatttacatgtattcatttagcagacgcttttatccaaagcgacttccaagagagagctttacaaagtgcatagttACTATAGGGAGGTTGTAACTTTTTTCCTGTAGTGCATTGAAGTGGATATATTCTTTAATCAAACTAGTCAAACTGTTtgttaaaaaaactaaaaaatgcAAGTTTGGCTCTACACACACTGAGGTGTTGTTTGTGCACTGTCAATAAGCACATATTCAGGCCTACATGCTGTAACACATACATCAGTGCTGTTTAATAATTGACCCTTCTACTACAGCCATCCTTTGCATAATGTCACGTGTATCTTTAACTGATTTACCACTCACTGACCCCTTCACTTATTTAAAATCTAGAAGCGTACGGGAATGACATTGTTGTCACTTTCATTCATCAGAGAATCAGAGACCAAAATAATTTGACATACATTAGACCATTCCACGGAGTTCGTACTCGAATGGATTACGAGGTAGGTTTACAAATAATGGTTGTTTCGATTTAGTCCTAGTCTTAAATTCTGACATCACGATTATGAGGTGGCAGGAATCACCAATGATAGCCAAACGCCGTAAAAAAAAACACGGAAGAGGATTGAGAAGAAAAACGCTCACAACTGTAAACTGGGTTGCGCAAGTCATTTGTGAACGTTACACGTTGTGCTTAGAATAGCCTAGGAACCCGATATTACCGGTTTGGTATCTCTAATGTCCCGTGCCATTGCGCTGCACAATTTAGCAGCTCTCGTAGTCGTCTGTTAAACATGCATTGACAGTATTTATAACAATGCATTTAGTCGTTGATTTAACTCATTACTTATTATGGCAATATCAGTCGCTTTGAGACGAACTAAAGGTTTTCACGTGCGTATTCCTTGATGTGAAAAAAATACCTGTCCAGCCTGAGTAATCTACAGTATGAAGTTCTTTTTTCCAAGATTCTCTATTCTTAATATACTCTCTTGTGATTGACTAATTGAGATTGTAGTTTACTGCTATGTCATAACCTACTTGAGGTCTATTTATGCTTCCATGTGTTATTAGATCAGGAATTTGTGTCAAATATGCAAAGTCTGTTATCATTGTATCCTCATGTTCAACTAGAAGCTAGAGTCGATGTTCCTCTGGTCCTGTATGATTTTGTGGTACCGGTTCTACTCTATTTTCTCTGGGTGTTTGTGCACAGGAGGCCGTGTGTGTTCTCAACACCTTGCAGACCAATGCCAGTGTTCTGGAACAAGTGCGGAGGGAGAATGTTCCGGAACTGCAGCTCCAGGCTATGCGCAGTTTCCTCCATCGTACAGGGCTCACTGTACGTCCCAACTACCTTTCTGGCAAACTGTTTACACGACTACACATTGGCACTTCAAGATGTTAAGGATTAGTTTAGTATTTGTAGCTCGCTTCCCATCTGGTGGCTTGGTCTATTGTTTGCTACTTTGAGGTTCTTAGGAAGTGACCTGGGTTCACATTTCAGTTTCTTCTGGTGTTTCAGGTGGAGCAACTGGACAAGCTCAACATGATCCATGTAACAGGAACCAAGGGCAAGGTGGCCATGGTTTACTCTAAACACGCCTCACATTTCAGAGGCCACATCCTGTTTCGGATGCAGTTGTGATAATGCCAGTGTTCTATCTTTCAGGGATCGACCTGTGCATTTACTGAGAAAATTCTCAGTAACTACGGCTTTAGAACAGGTTTTTACAGGTATGCTGAATGATTGAGTTTTCTGGAACTGTAAACATACTGATAAGTTGGTGTAGAATTTAACATACATGCCATCACACACCAACTTATCAGTCTATATTGTAGACATGGCTGGCTGAGCATACAGGGAAGCACTGCTGGGTGAACTTTGAGTTTTCTGACTGTTCAACTATGGAATGATTAACCTGACTACATCAAAAGGACTATCTCCTGCAACACTGCAAGCTAACCCTGGGCTTGTTTTGGGAAGGGCTAAAAGGGGTAAAAATCCCTGTTTACAAGTTTGTTTGaggtttgattgtgtgtgttaaacCTTCAGCACCTTCCCACAAATATAGTGTTTCAGTTACAGTTCAGAAGAATTCTGCTAGTCTGGTTTTACAATGTTGACTGTGATCGTGTTTTTCCTATTCATTTCAGCTCTCCACACTTGGTTCAAGTGAGGGAAAGAATACGTATCAATGGGCAGCCGATCAGCAAAGATCTTTTCACCAAATACTTCTGGGAGGTCTACACACAATTAGATGCTACAAAGGTACTTCTTTCATAAAAAGGAGTACAGTTTCTTTTTTAAGAGGGAGCCGTAGCTGTTTAGGGCTCCTTTTAGACAAACACCATGTCGTATTTGTTGACAGTCCGTTCTGCAATCTCTTAATGTAGCTCTTCTCTATGATCGCCAACATGATCGGCCTGCTTATGGGTAGTGATTATGACCTGAAGTTGTTTTGATACCCGATGTTTTTTGATACCTTACTGACTCCACCTCCTTGTGACGATCTCcagggttgccatggagaccgAATGCCCGCCTATTTCCGCTTCCTAACCCTCCTGGCGTTCCATGTGTTCCTGCAGGAGAGGGTGGGCTTCACGGGGTCTCACCCCATGCACATGTGACATGCTCAACATTTGCTTCACCTCAGATTGTACAATAATTATACAAAAATCCAATAATTGACCAATGTCAAATGTTTACGTGGCTGACAGCTAACCCTGTTAATCCAGTTCACCG encodes:
- the LOC124486668 gene encoding Golgi-associated plant pathogenesis-related protein 1-like isoform X1, with protein sequence MASESFQNEFLDTHNAYRQKHNTASLTLSSALSASAQKWADHLVSIKTLEHSTTDKGENLYFAWSSSPKTLTGKEAVDSWYSEIKDYKFAQPGFGSNTGHFTQVVWKESTEVGVGLASDGSNIFVVGQYSPAGNMNMPGYFEKNVLPLGN
- the LOC124486668 gene encoding Golgi-associated plant pathogenesis-related protein 1-like isoform X2 → MASESFQNEFLDTHNAYRQKHNTASLTLSSALSASAQKWADHLVSIKTLEHSTTDKGENLYFAWSSSPKTLTGKEAVDSWYSEIKDYKFAQPGFGSNTGHFTQVVWKESTEVGVGLASDGSNIFVVGQYSPAGNMNMPGYFEKNVLPLA